The following nucleotide sequence is from Saccharothrix texasensis.
CGCTCGCGCCCGGCTACTGGAACGACTCGACCGCCACCTACCGCAACCGCCTCAACGGCTACTACCTCACCGGCGACCTGATGTACCGGGACGAGGAGGGCTACTACTACCACCTCGACCGGGCCAACGACGCGGTCGACCTCGGCGGCGGCGAGTGGCTCTACACCGCGTTGTCCGAGGAACGCGTCCTGGCCCGGTGCCCGGACGTGCGCGACTGCACGGTGCTCGCGTCGAAGCAGGACGACGGCGCCCCGGTGACCGACGTGCTGCTGGTGCTGCACGAAGGGGCCGATCCGGGGCTGGACCGGGGCGAGGCGGTGCGGGCCGCGCTCGGCGAGGCGGTGGCGCGCACGGTGCGGCGGGTCGACGTGGTGCCCGACGAGCAGCTGACCGTCGGGCCGACCGGGAAGGTCCGCAAGTTCCTCATGCGGCAACGGGTCCTGGCGGACGCGCCACACGGGAGGTAGCTCGTGCGGTACCCGCTGTCGTTCGCGCAGGAGTGGGCGCTGTCCCGGCCCGCGGTCCTGTCCCACGCGACCTGGCTGGACGGTCCGGTCGACCCCGCCGCGCTGCGGCGGGCGATGGACGTCGTGGTCGCGCGGCACCCGGTGCTCCGGACGCACGTCACCGCCTCGGGGGAGCAGGTCGTCTCGGAGACGGGTCGTGTGGTGCTGGAGCACGTCGTGCTGCCCGGCGACGTGGCGCGCGCCGAGTCGACCGCCGCGGAGCTGGCCGAGCGGCCGTTCGACCTGTCACGCGAGCCCTTGGCGAGGGCCGCGGTGATCGAGGTCGGCGCGGGCCGGTGGTTGTTCGCGCTGGTGGCGCACCGGGTCGTGGCCGACGCCTCCACGTTGGCGATGCTGCTCGCCGATCTGTCCACTGTGTACCGCGGAGGCCTGTCCGAGCTTCCGCCGTCGTGGATGGACTACGGGGACTACGCCGTGTGGCAGCGCGAGCGGTTGCGCGGTGAGGAGCTGGCACGTCAGCTGGCGCACTGGCGCGAGGTGCTGCGCGACGCGCCCGCGCCGGTGCGTCTCCCGGCCGGGCATCGTGCCGCGTCGCTGACCGCGGTGGCCGACCCGACCGCGGTCCGGCGGCTGGCGGCCGTGGCGGAGGGGACCGGCGCGACCCTGCTCGCGGCGTTCCTCGCCGCGTACGCCGTGGTGCTGTCCCGGTACGCGGGTCGGGCCGATGTCGTGGTCGGGGCACCGGTGAGCGGCCGCACCCGGGTGGAGCTGGAGCCGATCGCGGGCCCGTTCGCCGACGTGGTCCCCGTCCGGGTTCCGCTGGCGGGCGAGCCGTCCTTCGCCGAACTGCTCGTCCGGGTGCGGGACGCCGCGGCACAGGCGGTGTCGCACGACGAGGTTCCGCTCGGGGTGCTCGTGGAGGAACTGGGGGTGGGCCTGTCCGACGCGGTGCGGTTCACCTTCCCGCCGCCTGCCACGCCCGCCCTGGACCTTCCCGGGGTGACCGTGCGGAGCCGGGTCGCCCTGAGCGACGCGGCCACCGCCGATCTCGACTTGCGGGTGGACGAGCACGGCGCCCTGACCCTGGAGCACCGCACCGACCCGGGGTTCGCCGACTGGGTGCTGCGGTCGGTGGTGGCGGTGCTGGAGCACGCGACCGCGGACAGCGCGGTGTCGGAGCTGCCGGTGCCGGCTCCCGAAGACACGTGGTCCGCGGTGGTCGAGCCATCGCCGGCCGAGCCGTCGCCCAACGGCGCGGTCCGGTCCGCTGCCGCGGAGGCCGCGGAGCCCGAGGCGGACGTGAGTCCGGTGCCGGCGCGGGGTGAGATCGAGCAGGCCATGGCCAAGACCTGGGCCGACCTGCTCCGCCGGCCCGGCCGGGTCGGTGTGCGCGACAACCTGTTCGGCCTGGGCGGGGGATCGCTCGCGGCGGTCCGGTTCGCCTCGATCGTCGCCGACACCTACGGCGTCACCCTGCCCCTCCCGCTCATCTTCGCCTCGCCGACCGTCGCGGCGCTCGCGGAGTTCGTGTCGGCGGAGTTGGAGGCCGCCCGGGCGGCCCGGGACGTCGAAGCCGACCAGGCGGCCCGGTTGGCGAGGTTGTCCGACGACGAGCTGGACGACCTGCTGCGCGCCGTCGTGGCCACCCGCGAGCGCCGCCGCTCCACCGGGGGTGACGGAAGGTGAGCACAACGCCCGCCACCGCCGGGGACCTCGCCGAGCTGGACACCGGCACGCTGTTCGGCGCGCTGGAGGATCCCGCCCTGAACTCGATGAACTTCCTCAACGAGGTGGCGATCCACTATCCGGAGGCGATACCGCTGGCCGCCGGGAGGCCGAGCGAGGAGTTCTTCGAACTGGAGGACGTGCACCGATATCTGCGCATCTTCTCCGAGCACCTCGGCCGGCGCCTGACCGAGGCCCAGGTGCGGCGCACCGTATTGCAGTACGGCCGGACCAAGGGAATCATCCACGAACTGGTCGCGGAAAACCTCCGACTGGACGAGGACATCTCGGTCGACCCGGAATCGGTCGTGGTCACCGCCGGTTGTCAGGAAGCGATGTTCCTCGTCTTGCGCGCGTTGCGCGCCGACGAACGCGACGTGCTGCTCGCGGTGTCGCCGACGTACGTCGGGCTGACCGGCGCGGCCCGGTTGGTCGACCTGCCCGTGCGCCCGGTCCGCACCGGGGAGCACGGGATCGACCTGGAGGACCTGGTCGCGGTGATCCGCCGGGAACGCGCCGCCGGCCGCCGGCCGCGAGCCTGCTACGTCGTCCCGGACTTCGCCAACCCGTCCGGCCTGAGCCTGGACCTGGCGACCCGGCGGCGGCTGCTGGAGGTCGCGGCGGCCGAGGACGTCCTGCTGATCGAGGACAACCCCTACGGGCTGTTCCACGGCGACGCGGACCGGGTGCCGACGCTCAAGGCCCTGGACGCGGCGCGGCGCGTCGTCTACCTGGGTTCGTTCGCCAAGTCCGTGCTGCCCGGCGCACGCGTCGGCTACGTGGTCGCCGACCAGCGGGTATCCGGCGCCGACGGCACGACCGGCCTGTTCGCCGACCAGCTGTCGAAGATCAAGAGCATGCTGACGGTGAACACGTCGCCGATCGCGCAGGCCGTCGTCGGCGGCAAGCTGCTGGCGCACGGCTGCCGCCTCGCCGGCGCGACCGCCCCCGAGCGGCGGCTCTACGACCGGAACCTGCGGCGCCTCGTGACCGGCCTGGCGGAGCGCTTCCCGCCCGGGTCGGACGTCACCTGGACCGTGCCGACCGGCGGGTTCTTCGTCGTGGTCACGGTCCCGTTCGCGGTCGACGACCGGCTGCTGGAACGCTCCGCCCGCGACTACGGCGTGCTGTGGACGCCGATGGGGCACTTCTACGACGGCGTCACGGCCGTTCGGGCGCTGCGCCTGTCGTGCAGCGCCGTTTCCGTCGACCAGATCGACCGCGGCCTCGACCGGCTGGCCGCATTGATCAATGACCGGTCGGGCCGGTCGGCGGGCACTATCGGCCACGGCCACTTGGCCGATAGTGCTCGCGGTGAACCGTGACGTACTATTCCATGCGCTCGTCGGCGGACGTGACCGAAAACTCCTGCGTAGATATTTCGAGAATTGCGCGACCAGGCGGGGAGACCTGATGACAAAAGGCCTGGCGTCGTCCGGGTTCGAACTCGTGACGAGTCCGGAATGGGTGGACGAGATCCTGCTCCGCGGCGCGGACGACGATATCTGCCTGTATTCGGGCGGACCGGTCGACCGGGGTGCGCTGCGCCGGGTGGTCGCGGACGCGCAGGCACGTCTCGCGGCGGCCGGACTGGGCGCGGGCGGTTCGCTCGCGCTGCGGCTGCCGCCGTCGACGGCGTACGTGGCGAACCTGCTCGCCGGCTGGCGCCTCGGCGCCCAGGTGAGCCTCCTCGACCACCGCCTCACCGCCTACGAGGTCGAGCTGGCGCTCGGCAGGCTCGCACCGCAGGTGGTGGTCGAGCCGGGACGCGTCACGAGCAGCCCGCTCAGCGCGTTCGCCGAGGTGGAGGAGACCGTCACGGCCCGCTCCGGCCGTCCCGCCGGGACACCGCACGCGGTGATCCAGTTCAGCTCCGGGTCCACCGGTCCGTCCAAGGTGATCGGCCGCACGGCCGCCGACCTGGTCGCCGAGATCGAGCGGTACACCCGGATCGACGGCGTGCCGCTGCCGGGCGAGCGGATCGTGGTGCTGGCCTCCATGGTGCACGTGCTGGGCCTGGTCGGCGCCCTGCTGTACGGCCTGCACGCCGGCGTGCAGATCAGGCCGCCCGACCGGCTCACCGGCGACAGCGTGCTGGACGCGGTCGCGGCCGAACCGACCCCGGCCACGGTGCTGGGCGTCCCGTTCCACATCGGACTGCTCGCGTCCGTGGTGGACCCGCCGTCCCTGCCGCAGCTCAAGCGGATGACCACCGGCGGCGAACCGGTGCCCGCCGCGACCGCCGCCGCGTTCACCGGGAAGTACGGCGTGCCGCTGGGCAACATGTGGGGCATGACCGAGGTCGGTGTGATCGCCACCGACCTGTTCGGCGAGCACCGGCCCGCTCTCACCCCGGCGCCCGGCCTGTCGGTCGTCGAGCGCGACGGCGAGCTGCTGGTGAGCCGGCCGGAGTCGCCGTACGTCGGCCTGTCCGACCCGGACCGGTGGGCGGACGGCTGGCTGCGCACCAGGGACGCGGGCGCGGTCGACCCGGACACCGGCCTCGTCACCGTCAAGGGACGGCTGGACTCGCAGGTGTCGGTCGGCGGCCTGAAGGTCGACCTGACCGAGGTGGAGGCCACGGTGGCCGGACTGCCGGGCGTGGTGGCGGCCGTCGTGCTGCACGACGACGTCATCACCGCCTACGCGCAGCTCGACGCGCCCGCCACGGCGGCGTCCGTCCAGGCGGGCCTGGCCGAGCGGCTCGCCGCCTACAAGAGACCACGCCGGCTGCACGTGCTCGACGCGATGCCGCGCACCATCACGGGAAAGCTGGTCCGCGACCGGTCGGTGCTCCGCCAGGCCGCGTCCGGAGGGATGTGATCCGATGAGAACACGAACCGTCGCCGCACCCGGGAGCGGGGTGCCGCGGTGAGCCAGGAGGAGACACCCGGCCGGGACGACGTCCTGCGGATGCTGGCGAGCCTCGACGGCAGGCCGTCCGAGGACGTCCCCGAGCTGATCGAATCGATGGAACTGGCCTGGCTGGTGCACCAGGTGGAACAGCGCTACGGCGTGCGCATGGAACTCGACAGCGGCCAGTACAGCCGCATGACCACCGTCTCCGGAGCCGCTGACGTGCTCCGGGAAGTGATCGGGATGCCTGATGAACATATCCGGGATTGACCACATCGAGTTGTACGTCGGCGACGCGAAGCAGACGGCGTTCTACCTGTGCAGCGCCTTCGGGTTCGAGGTCTGCGGCCAGGGCGGCCCCGAGACGGGGCTGGACGGTCAGCGCTCGCTGCTGCTGCGGCAGGGCGACATCCAGGTCGTGCTGACGACCGGCCTGGTGCCCGACCACCCCGCGACCGAGTACGTGCGACGGCACGGCGACGGCGTGGCCGTGGTCGGGATCGGGGTGGACGACGTCGCGGCCGCCTACCGCACCCTCACCGAGCGGGGCGCCGAACCGGTGTCACCGCCCCGTGAGCACGTGTCCGCGACTGCCGGGGGCGACGACCGGCGGGTCGTCGTCGCCGAGGTCTCCGGCTTCTCCGACGTGACGCACCGGCTGGTCGAGCGGCACGGCTCGCCGCGCGAGTTCCTGCCCGGCGCGATCGAGGTGGCCGAACCCCACCCGGACACCGACGTCAAGCTGCTGCGCGCGATCGACCACCTGGCGATCTGCGTGCCGGCCGGCGGCCTCGCCTCGACCGCGCGCTACTACGTGGACGTCTTCGGGTTCGAGCAGATCTTCGAGGAGTACGTCGAGGTGGGCGGGCAGGGCATGGACTCCAGGGTGGTGCAGAGCCCGTCCGGTCACGTCACCTTCACGCTGATCGAGCCGGACCCGGAACGCCAGCCGGGGCAGATCGACAACTTCCTGACGTGGCACGCCGGCGCGGGCGTGCAGCACGTCGCGTTCGGCACCGACGACATCGTCAAGGCGGTGGGCACCCTCGGCGACAAGGGCGTGCGGTTCCTCGGCACGCCGGGTTCCTACTACGACACGCTCGAGGAGCGGGTCGGTCACCTGGACGCGCCGCTGGACGAGCTGCGCCGCCTCGGCGTCCTGGTCGACCGGGACCACTGGGGGCAGTTGTTGCAGATCTTCACCGAGTCGATGCACGTGCGCCGGACGCTCTTCCTGGAGATCATCGAGCGGCGGGGCGCGTTGACCTTCGGCAGCGGGAACATCAAGGCGCTGTACGAGGCGAAGCAGGGCGAGCTGTCCGGCACGACGGCCCCGTGAAGGGAACCACGGTGAACGAGTTCACGCTGACCGACCACGAACGCGCGCTGCTCCCGTCCGACGACGACGTCCGGTTCTTCGCCGAGCACGGCTGGTACCTGTCGAAGAAGCTGTTCTCCGACGACGAGGTGGACGAGCTGACCGCGGCCGTCGGCCGCTACTACTCCGGTGAGCGGAGCAGGCGGCTGCCGACGCGCCCGCCCCGGCTGGCCTACTGGACGCCCGAGCACGGCGATGTCCAGCGCCACAACGACTACGTGCACTACGAGAGCGACGGCATCGCCAAGGCTCTGCTCAAGCCGCTGATCGGCGCGGTGGCCGCGCGGCTGGCGGAGGCCGACGAGATCCGGGTGTTCCAGTCGACCCTGATCTACAAGCCGCCGATCGCCGAGGAGCCGTCGAACGTCGTGCCCTGGCACTTCGACAAGCACTACTGGTCGTCGTCCTCGTCGGACCGGATGCTCACCGCGTTCATCCCGTTCCACGACTGCGACGAGGAGCTGGGCACGATCACGATGGTCGACGGCAGCCACCTCTGGGAGGAGGTCGGCTCGGACGACAGCGCCACGAAGCACTTCGCCGAGCGCGACGCCGACCACCTGGAGAACCTGCTCACCACCAACGCCGAGCACAACGGCACCACGGTCCGGAAGATCCCGATGATCATCCCCAAGGGGCACATGAGCTTCCACCACTGCCGGACCTACCACGGCAGCGGGCCCAACCGCTCCACCCGGCCGCGCCAGGCCATCTCGCTGCACCTGCAGGACGGCGACAACGCCTACCGCGAGTTTCCCCTGTCGGACGGCAACCTGGCCTTCTACAACCACGACTCCCTCGTGCGGCGCACCGCGGACGGCAGGCCGGACTACGCCGACCCGGAGTTCTGCCCGCCCGTGTGGCGCTCCTGACCGCCGTGGCGGCACACGCGCCGGACTCCGACGTCGGCCTGTACCGCACGGTGCGGCTGATCCGCCGGTTCGAGGAGCGGGCGGTCGAACTCGTGCGCTCCGGCGACATCATCGGCGGCATCCACCCGTACACGGGCCAGGAGGCCGTCGCCGCCGGCGTGTGCGCGGCGCTGCGCGTGGACGACATGATCACCAGCACCCACCGCGGGCACGGGCACGTGCTCGCCAAGGGCGCCGACCCGGCCCGGACGCTCGCCGAGCTGGCCGGCCGCGCCACCGGGCTGAACCGGGGGCGCGGCGGGTCGATGCACGCGGCGGACTTCGGGTCGGGCATCCTCGGCGCGAACGCGATCGTCGGTGCGAACGGCGCGATCACCGCCGGGGCGGCCTGGGCGGCCCGGCAGGACGGCGGCGACCAGGTCGCGGTGAGCTTCTTCGGCGACGGCGCGGTCAACCAGGGCGTGCTGCTGGAGGCCATGAACCTGGCCGCCCTGTGGCGGCTGCCGACGCTGTTCGTCTGCGAGAACAACGGTTACGCCACCACCCTGACCGTGACGGACGCCGTCGCGGGCACGATCACCGGGCGTGGCGAGGCGTTCGGGATGCCGTCGGTGACGGTGGACGGGATGGACCCGCGCGCGGTGCTCGACGCGGCGCGCGAAGCGGTGGACCGCGCCCGCGCGGGCGGCGGGCCGTCGCTGGTCGAGTGCCTGACCTACCGGTTCGACGCGCACCACACCTGGGAGCACAAGGCCCGGGTCCGCTACCGCGACGACGACGAGGTCCGGAGTGGGCGGGAGAGGGATCCGGTGGAGATCCAGGGCGCGCGGCTGACCTGCGACGAGCGGACGAGCGTCGACGCGGACGTCGAGGCCGTCGTGGACGCGGCCGTCGCGTTCGCGCTCGACAGCCCCCACCCCGACCCCGTCGGCGCGCTCGACCACCTGTACGCCACCGGGATGCGGGCGCGTCCGGGCGGTGGTGGGTGATGCCGTGGTTGTCCTACCGGAAGGCGCTCAACCGGGCGCTCGTCGACGAGCTGGCCCGTGATCCGGCGGTGTTCGTGCTGGGCGAGGACGTGCGGGTCGCGGTGTCCAACGTGACCGCGGGCCTGCTCAAGCGGTTCGGGCCCGACCGGGTGCTGGACACGCCGCTGTCGGAGCAGGCGTTCACGAGCTTCGCCACCGGGGCGGCGTTGCGCGGGCGGCGGCCGGTGATCGAGTTCCAGATCCCGGCGCTGCTGTACCTGGCGTTCGAGCAGATCGTCAACCAGGCGCACAAGTTCTCGCTGATGACCGGTGGCCAGACCCGCGTGCCGGTGACGTACCTGGTGCCCGGCTCCGGGTCGAGGACGGGCTGGGCCGGGCAGCACTCCGACCACCCGTACGCCCTGTTCGCCCACGCCGGGGTGAAGACGGTGGTGCCGGCCACGCCCGAGGACGCCTACGGCCTGCTGACGACGGCGATCCGGGACGACGACCCGGTGGTGGTGTTCGCCCCGGCGGCGGCGCTCGACGTCCGGGTGGACCTCGACCACGACGGGCTCGCGCCGGTGCCGCTCGGTGTCGGCCGGGTCCACCGCGAGGGCGAGGACGTCACGGTCGTCGCGGTCGGGCACCTCGTGCACGACGCGGTGGCGGTCGCCGAGGAACTGGCCGGTGACGTCTCGGTCGAGGTGTTCGACCCGCGCACGGTGTACCCCTTCGACTGGGACGGGCTGGCCGCTTCGCTGGCCAAGACCGGACGGCTGGTCGTGGTCGACGACTCCAACCGCATGTGCGGCATCGCGGCCGAGGTCCTCGCCACCGCGGCCGAGGGGTGCGACCTGGTCGTGCCGCCCGTCCGGGTGACCAGACCGGACGGCGCCGTGGTGCCGTTCGCCCGCGGGCTCGACCTCGCCGTGCAACCGGATCGCGCCCAGCTGACCGCCGCGATCCGGAAGGTGCTCAAGCAGTGACGACGGAGGCCCGCATGCCACTGGACCCGCGGCTCACACCGGCGCCCGAGAACACGGCCTCCCCGCCGCTCTACACCCTCTCGGTCGAGGAGGCGCGGGCGGCCGACCTCGCCGCGATCCGGGCGGCGGCGGGCGCGGGCGAGCCGGTGCGCCACGTCACCGACCGGCGCCTCCCCGGACCGGGCGGCGACCTGCCGATCCGGGTCTACCGCCCGGTGGACGCGGCCGGGCCGCTGCCCACCGTGGTCTACTTCTTCGGCGGCGGGTGGGCGCTGGGCAGCATCGACACCTCCGACGAGATCTGCCGCGCCCTGGCCAACGCGGTGCCGTGCCAGGTGATCACCGTCGGCTACCGGCTCGCGCCCGAGCACAAGTTCCCCGCCGCCGTGGACGACTGCCGCACGGCCGTCGCCTGGATCGCCGCGAACGCGGCCGAGCTCGGCGTCGACCCCGACCGCCTCGCCGTGGCGGGCGACAGCGCCGGCGGCAACCTCGCGGCCGTGGTGACCCTGGACCGCGGCGGGCCCCCGTTGGCCGCCCAGGTGCTGGTCTACCCCAACACCGACCACCGCGGCGACACCGGGTCCATGCGCGAGAACGACGATCCCGCCGCGTTCAACCGCCGATCCGTCGCCTGGTACTGGGGCCACTACCTGGCGAGCCCGGACGACGGCCGCGACCCGCGGGCCTCGCCCCTGCTCGCCGAGGACCTGACCGGGCTGCCGCCGGCACTGGTCATCACCGCCGAGCACGACCCGCTGCGCGACGAGGGCGAGCAGTACGCCGACCGGCTGCGCGAGGCCGGCGTGCCCGTGGTCGCCACGCGGTACCCCGGGACGGCGCACGGCTTCTTCGCCATGTCGGGCGTGGTGGACGCGGCCCGTGAGGCGCGGGCCGAGGTCGCGGCGTTCCTGCGCGCGCACCTCGGTCGGTGACGCCCACGTCGCCGGCACGGCGTCCGGGAATCCCTGCCAGGTCCGGTTCGGCACCGTGCCAAGTGGAATGACTGCCAGCGGGAACGCGCATAGGCGTGGGGTGCGGCGGAGTCTAGGCTCAGAACTGTGAGGATCCTCTTCTCCAGCCTCGGCTTGTACGGGCACACGTTCCCCCTGCTGCCGCTCGCGGTCGCCGCGCGGGAGCTCGGCCACGACGTCGACTACTTCACCGGCAAGGGCTTCGCGGACGTCCTGGCCTCACAGGGCATCGAGCACGTCGAGGGCGGTCTGTCGCCGCGCAAGGCGTTCGAGCAGGCGATGGCGGGGACCAGGCCCGGGACGCCGGGGGACGTCGACGTCGAGCGGGTCGCGTTCACGTTCGCCTCGGTGCTGCCGCGCAGCTTCGCCACCGGGCTGGCGCCGGTCCTCGCCGAGCGCAAGCCCGACCTGGTCGTGCACGAGTTCGGCAACCCCGGCGCGGGCCTGGCCGCCAAGGCCGCGGGCGTGCCCGCGCTGTGCCACTCGTACGGCCGGATGTGGCAGGAGCCCGACTTCGCCGCGCCCGCGCGCGACTACCTCACCGCCCTCGGCGCGGAGCTGGGCGTCGAGGTGCCCCGGACCGACTCGATGGCGCTGGGCCACCCGTACCTCGACATCTGCCCGCCTTCGGTGCAGAACCCGGCGTTCCTGGCCTCGTCGGTCCACCGGATCCCGTTGCGGCCGGTGGCGTTCGCCGCAGCGGGGGAGTTGCCGTCGTGGGTCGAGGAGCACCGGGAGCCCTTGGTGTACTTGACGTTGGGCACGGCGTTCAGCCAGGCGACGTTGTTGCGCACCGCCATCGACGGCCTGGCGGTGCTGGGCGCGCGGGTGCTGGTGGCCGCCGGCCCGAAGGTCGATCCGGGGACGTTGGGCGAACTGCCCGACAACGTCGTGGTGCTGCCGTGGGTGCCCCAGGCCGACTTGCTGCCCCACGCGGACCTCGTGGTCCACCACGGCGGCGCGGGCACCACCCTGGGCACGTTCGGCGCGGGCGTGCCGCAACTCGTCCTGCCTCAGGCGGCCGACCAGTTCAACAACGGCGTGGTGGTGACCGAGGCCGGCCTGGGCGACCACCTGCGGCCCGAGGACGCCACCGCCGAGGCGATCACCACCAAGGCCCGCCACCTGCTCACCGACGAGGCGGTACGCGCCGCAGCCCGCGCGATGGCCGCCGAGGTAGCCGGCATGCCGTCACCTCACGACGTCGCCCGCACCCTGCCCGACTACGCCTGAGCAGAACCCGCCGGCCGCCGGGTCGGTGGTCGTCGCGGTCCGGGTGGTCATCGACGGCGTCGTCGTCGGGTGGGGCCGGCGCGTCGCGGGCGGCGCGTGTCGCGTCGAGGTGTCGGGCTCGACGTCACCGTGTTCAGGAGCAGCCGGCACAGTCGGATCATCGGGTGGTCCAGGCCCAGCGTCGGCGATCCGAGCACCACGACCTGCCACAGCAGTGCCTCGGCGGACGGTGTGTCGCCGTTGAGCGCCATGAGGGATGCGAGGTCCAGCCGCGTCTGCAGCGTGGCGGGGTGGGCCAGGCCGTGCACGCGGCACTGGATCTCCAGCACGTCGCGGAGTTCGGTCTCGGCCGAGGCGGTGTCGCCCAGTTCGGCCCGGAGCGCGGCGAGGTTGGCCCGGCAGGTCAGGATGCCGGGGTGCTCGTCGCCCAGCGTCGGCCGCCCGAGGTCGAGCACGGCTTCGTACTCTGCCTTGGCCTCGGTGTTCCGGCCGAGTCGGCGCAGGGAGTGCCCGAGGCCGTGGCGGGCGCTCAGCGCGGGTTCCGAGTGCTCGCCGGACTTGCGCTCCTGGATCCGCAGGATCGACCGGAACTCCACCGCCGCGGCCGCCGGCTTCTCCAGGTCGGCCAGCACGGTCGCGTAGCCGTGCCAGGTGGCCAGCGTGTTGGCGTGCTCCTCGCCGAAGACCCGGCGATGGGCTTGCAGCGCCGCGTGGAACTCCGTCTCGGCTTCGGCTGACCGACCCAGCGAGTAGAGGGCCTGGGCGAGGGCGTGCCGGCCGGCCAGCGTGGCCTCGTGATCCGGTCCCAGTTCCCGCTGCGCGATCTCCGTCGTCCGCCGGTGTGCCTGCTCGGCGGCGGGCCAATCACCCCGCTCGGCCAGCCTGCCGGCGAGCGCGTGCCGGGTGCGCAGCGTGTCGGGGTGGTGGTCGCCGAGCACGCGTCGTTGCACGTCGAGCACTTCCGACAGCTCCGCCTCGGCCTGGTCCGGCTGTCCCGGCAGCGCGGGCGCGCCGCGGACGACGGCGAGGTCCGTCCTGGTCGCGAGCGTGTCGGGGTGGTGCTCGCCCAAGGCCTGCCGCTGGCAGTCGAGGATCACCTGGAAGTCGACCGCGGCCCGGTCGAGATCGTAGACGTGCCGGCGGAAGAAGGCCGCCTCGC
It contains:
- a CDS encoding alpha/beta hydrolase; protein product: MPLDPRLTPAPENTASPPLYTLSVEEARAADLAAIRAAAGAGEPVRHVTDRRLPGPGGDLPIRVYRPVDAAGPLPTVVYFFGGGWALGSIDTSDEICRALANAVPCQVITVGYRLAPEHKFPAAVDDCRTAVAWIAANAAELGVDPDRLAVAGDSAGGNLAAVVTLDRGGPPLAAQVLVYPNTDHRGDTGSMRENDDPAAFNRRSVAWYWGHYLASPDDGRDPRASPLLAEDLTGLPPALVITAEHDPLRDEGEQYADRLREAGVPVVATRYPGTAHGFFAMSGVVDAAREARAEVAAFLRAHLGR
- a CDS encoding glycosyltransferase; translated protein: MRILFSSLGLYGHTFPLLPLAVAARELGHDVDYFTGKGFADVLASQGIEHVEGGLSPRKAFEQAMAGTRPGTPGDVDVERVAFTFASVLPRSFATGLAPVLAERKPDLVVHEFGNPGAGLAAKAAGVPALCHSYGRMWQEPDFAAPARDYLTALGAELGVEVPRTDSMALGHPYLDICPPSVQNPAFLASSVHRIPLRPVAFAAAGELPSWVEEHREPLVYLTLGTAFSQATLLRTAIDGLAVLGARVLVAAGPKVDPGTLGELPDNVVVLPWVPQADLLPHADLVVHHGGAGTTLGTFGAGVPQLVLPQAADQFNNGVVVTEAGLGDHLRPEDATAEAITTKARHLLTDEAVRAAARAMAAEVAGMPSPHDVARTLPDYA